Within the Cydia pomonella isolate Wapato2018A chromosome 3, ilCydPomo1, whole genome shotgun sequence genome, the region CGACAGGCTTCTCCGCTCCCGGTTTGGTGGAGCGAGCATTCGTGGCCGGCAAAGAGGGCTGGGACGGCAGTCCGCTCTGCGTGATCAGGGCTCACCACAGCGGCGAGCTCGTACCGGGCAAGCTGGCCATTAAGCACCGCTCTGCGTATATACCGCACGGAGGGAAAGAGGTGCCGGTACATAACTTTGAGGTTAGTGCCGTCAGCATACCGACAGTTTATGTTTTTTAAAAGACTTTTATGTAGCCAGTCTAGTGGAGTGAGCATTCGTATTCGCGAGGAGGGCTGGGATGGAGGTAAAGGGATGGGCTCTATGTCGGGCAAGTCCGAAATTCAACATCTGTTGTGCTTACATACCGCATGGCTGAAAAGATGTGCCCGTTCATAACTTTGAGGTTAGTTCCAACAGGTTGCTAATACATTAAGTTCGTTGGAAGACTTATTTGCAGCCAGATTTAGGATAATAGTCCTCTGTGGGCAATAGTAATTAGAAAACATTTAAGAATGCAGGCTCTTCTGAACCATGGCAGTATACTATATCACAATAACTAACCATAATCATACGAGTATCCAACAACTAGAGCGCAGAGTAACCTTAAATTGctcacaattttaaaattactggaaaattataataatttatgatGACTCCGCATTGATtatttgttcaacttacaggtTCTATGCGTTCCTGAGCACATGGTGCACTGGGTGACGGCTAGCCACGGCAGCGTGCCTCCCGACGCCATTATAGCCGGCAACACACACAACGCAGAACCTCTTTACATATGCCGTGTTAAGCACCTGAAATCCATCACTCCCGGAAAGGTAATCTTTGGgaaaagtaaatacataaaaagttcaTCATAGCAGTTTTCAAGGTGTACTCTTCGCATGAGTATCATGATTCAGAAATTTAAAATACGGTATCAATATCTTAAATATATCTAAGCATCGCACTCGCGCTGCGCATACGCTTTTACACTATACTTTATTGAAATCAAATTGATatcgtgttttatttttttctatccgattcgaactttaagatgcgTCAAAAATGTCCTGCATCTTTATTTGGATtggatgtcagtgtcaaaagagatatttttgtttgaagaaatgtcacttttgacactaacatatctattccatatcttttttttgacggagtaggaatgcatttacgcacggtgtgtgggactcgccgctcctttcccctctcctatctaatccatataaataaatattataggacattattacacaaattgactaagtcccaaagtaagctcTATAGGCTCGTGTTGTGGTTACTTATgtttatgtttgggaaaacgcgtgttttcgagttttcatgcgtttttctttcgacgcaaaatatggtcgctaatttcgtgttgtcggccactgtccgtctgatccagcgggttaagacgcggacggctagaaacgagtgttacgggttcgaatctcgcccggtgaattaacttttgtttttttttttttatatgtttaagtttatatataattttttaatttttattgttttagacaagtttaatttagtaaaaaatgacctatgtaataagagaaattgacaacaGATGGcgataatgtaaataataataattgtcagttcacattttactttttaagtttatttagattatcacctataggtacaccaccatattacaataaatagttataaccgagcttgctcggtcgcccaggtactataatatataaatacaaagaGTGTTTGAGTTTGAGTGTTCAGAACtcaagaataaatgcccttaccggcattcgaacccaggaccatcggcttcataggcagggtcactacccctAGTCGTCGCTACCCCTACCGGTCGTCGCTTTATTTCCTAGCTTTatcaaatgtttgacgtattaaagttcgaatcgggccgattatTGCGTTAACCCTTTAGTCCGTAGCGGCAACATATTTTCCatcatacttaaaacaaaaatgcatCTCTGCTATAAGAATTACGGTTCGAAATCGAATGACTAGAAGGGAATGTCAAATGGTTATATAAAGGGTTAAGGATACATACGCTCACGCTACAGGAGCTACAtgcgctacgccgtagcatcGTACATTGTCCTTTTCAGGTGTACGTATAGCGAAAATGAGGTTGATGCAGCTGCGAATTAATTTCGCTCAGATCTGGATCTGGAGCAGCcctgtattatattttattatagaatCCTTCCCTTCATTCAGGATTCAATGTATGcccacgccgtaaatatgttattttaatcccgtgtgacacaatctactattaataggtgatgtgaaaagtaATATTATGACGTTGTAAAATTTCTGTAATTTTTATCACATCCagttaaattatttgactgAAATGTTCTTGCCCAACTAAATAGCGTAATGTGGTTTGTTCACATTttcttaaatacctaaataaatacctacacaatAGAATAGATAGATGGTAGATGCACTGTATTGATGTAAGGATTCTGTATTTGTGAATCTACATTTAACAGTGAGTCTAATAATTAAAGGGTCGGGACCGCGCGGGTAATAACACAGAGTGGCAAACGTCCATACGCTTGGGTGGCAGCTTACCATTAAGCGGTCGTGGTAAACAAGACAAATATTATTGAATGTGGAAAGACTAACGATGGGCCTATCTTACCCACTTAgttatacataggtattttgtaatttcCCAGGTCCACCCGAGCCACGGCTGTGCGTACATTTCATTTGGAGGCAGCGAGCATTCGTACAAGCACTACGAAGTTCTCTGCAAAGTAAACACATCTACGTGGCGATAGAAAGtatcatttttatttcactatGCACTGACTTATGTAACTCATACATGCTCATACTCGGATCGTACTAAATGAAACTCGGAAaacgaattatttattgtaaattttacaatttcCATATACTATTTCTGAATtctgatttatatttatataaatatattctgaTATAAAAATGTTGGTCGTTTCATATTATCATACAAAACATGTCCCTCTTAACTCTAATGAAATGTaaacgtatttataaataataataattcagcataCATATGTCCccctgctgggcacaggcctcctctcatgctcGAGATTGCTTGGGCTATAGTCACCACGCTAGCCCAAAGtagattggggacttcacatacacctttgaatttcttcgcacatgtatgcaggtttcctcacgatgttttccttcaccgattcttatttatttaattatataaatattttaacaaaacgaatgaaataaaaataaaacaataattcattaaaattagtTCACTGTTAAACTATATCAAACTTAATAAGTAAGTGTTAAGCAGAAACCAGTGTAACATAACATTTATATATGAAATATGACTATGTGATAGCAGTAAGtttctgacaaaaaaaaactatctaaTGAGCCCAACACCTCGAAGAGTATActacgactgccttagcagtgtcaaactgacattttCGCTAACGAGTGAGaagcatagaaagtaagttacgcacacgctagcgaacatgtcagtgtcaaactggtggtagccatacTTACTAGAACAGGAACTAGTAGAATTCATAAAATATGGATAGTGGAACTCTTTAGTAGCTACCGTAGCTACTAGAAGCCACCAAAAAGTTTCCCTATCGATCTTTTGGCTCAATGATGATTTCAATACTTGTATACCACCTACCAACTTGTATAACTTTACAAGTCTCAAACCGATACGGCTTTTGAAAGTTGGTTAAAATCGTCTTGCAGGATTTACAAGCGTGTTAAAAGACAGGCCAAAAGTATGTCCCCGTCTATACCCGTCCGTCAGAATAGGCTGCCTTGAACGGGGGCTATCAGTGGGTATCATGTACATAGTAAACAAGTAGTACATCATATAACAAGGGAGTAACCTTacccgtaaaagtgcatggcgactttatcaatgaattaaatcataatttctccatgcaatttcgcagcacACTGTACGTTTGCAACACATGttatacgtctttttactaagaaggcaAAACTTTATAGCACTAGCGACCAGTGAGCTAATCCGCGGATGGACAGACTGACACATACTCGTACGTAATACATATACATTGCCAACCAAATGTATTATGTGCAAAAAAATGCCATACTGTCCTATTTGTAGTTTCAACGTTGAGGGCTAAAGGTAGAAGAACGGCGCTCACCATCGCTCCGTTTGCAATAAAAGAGGGTCTtagttacttaatataaaataattattatttattttccaaaCACTAAACCATAACAATAACACGTTTAGCAATAATCAAGTCAGTAAAGGTATTTCAATCTATCTCCCCATTGGGCCGGGGCCGGGAGGGCTGTCGACCACCATCACACCACCACCGTCGTCCACCATCGCAGGATGTCCCATGTCGTGCATCGGAGGCTGATCCACAACGTTTACCCCTCCGCCATCGTCGCCACAGCAACTACTGCACCCACCCATTATTTATTTCTGGAATACAGAATAACATTATTGTGAGtacttatacaaaatatttgtaaaagtaACCATAAGCGTCGGAAAATGCAGCGAAGGAAAATATCATGGGAAAACCGAGCAAATCTCAACAAGGCACTAGCCTATTTACAAATCTTTAAGAAATAATTCGTTTTATCAGGCTTTAATAGATATCTTGATaaggatatattttttttaatctgcataataaatatcaaaaaacttAAACTTACGTATTGTCTTTGTGAGTTACAACAATGTACTAATATTGTATTTCAATTCTCGCTAAATGGTCCCAGTTATGGGCTGATAAGATACTAATGTATAGGCACTTGCGGTATCTCATCGATAAAACTGTCGTCTATTATGACACATAGCTTTGCAGTAAAAATTTCAGGGTAATTTGATAACTCAATTTGTCatatgattatattaaaatgaatttatGGATCTTTAAATCGTCTTCATATATTAATGGACCAAAATCACTATGTCTGGGTTTTCATGGCAACAAGGTAAAACGAAAGCTATGAAGTCGATATTAACTTATTagctaaaattaataaaactgaCCACTTGTAACTTCCCCTACCCACAC harbors:
- the LOC133516049 gene encoding uncharacterized protein LOC133516049 codes for the protein MSHNRWPHGPPPPYHPGYTYPPQPPGGYAYVPTPVMMPVPAMPVFPVVQPQPVPPQPATQPSYVPPAHPQPYADLIDWVPATGFSAPGLVERAFVAGKEGWDGSPLCVIRAHHSGELVPGKLAIKHRSAYIPHGGKEVPVHNFEVLCVPEHMVHWVTASHGSVPPDAIIAGNTHNAEPLYICRVKHLKSITPGKVHPSHGCAYISFGGSEHSYKHYEVLCKVNTSTWR